The genomic region gaggtttttaaatatatattttttattattatttagtatataaaattacatttattcaacccgtgtattttttttttttttttgaaacggccgacaaaaattattttattaattgtaGCAAGACGCTACCCGCTAAATATACAGAATACAAaacattcaacccgtgtattacatgaggttctaacctagtaaataaataaataaaatttagcGTAAAAAGTTTGTTTAAGAAAAAAAGAAAAGTAAAGTTAGGAGAGAACGTTTTGTGATTTGGAGGGGGCAAAGTGAAAGTATGTATATATAAATAAGAAATCTCCAAATTCCTACTACCTACATACAAACCCTAAATTGAAAAATTGGAGTTTCCCTCTCTCGATTGATCGATGGAAGACGAAAAAGGTACGTAATTGATTAATCGGCCAAGCCTCCTTTGTTTTATTCTTTTTCCTaaatttttttattgttattcTTTTTCCTAAATTTTTTATAGAGTAGCATCTGTTTACAAAACATGTTGTTGTTAAAATATACATGCAGATCACGAAAACGTTAAGGGTTGTGTTGCTGCTATGGATTCACTGCTTTCGGGTGGTCTGGTACCTACAAAAGGTGAACTCATGCCCTACCAAGTTGTCAACATCTTTGGATCAATCTAATCGCTCTCATCGTCAATTTTTATTTAATCAATAGGTCGAAGAAGAAGAAGCGGTACCAGGCGCCCTCGCCCGATCGAAGATTTTCGTATCAATTCTATCTTATCCACAAATGCTCAACTGACTGGAGGAGCACCCATTTTCAAGATTTTGGCTGGTATGTATAGTGAGCAAGCAAGTTCCTTTTTGTCTAAGCTTTTTGGATTCATTTAATCTTTTCTTGTTAATCAATCAATAGATAGAAAGGCTCTCAAGTGCCCTCGTGAGAATGATCTTGTTAACTCTGCATCGGCAGCTACTGGTAACTTCTCGTTTCGTTGCGTTGGGTTGGGTTGTTAAGCTATATCTGGATTCGATAGAGGAACTTAATCCTTAATTCAGTTTCTATAGTTTCAAGTCCTGTGTATTCTTctctatacacacacacacatatatatatagttagGTTCATTGTGAATCTAATGAACTCATCCTAACCCTACatggttataataataataataataagtaacAATGTaccatgtatttttatttttaccaCGTTCCTATTGAACAATTTGTTTGTATCTAACTAATAGGTACTCGAAGATATGTTTCCAAGCGCACTTACCGTGTGGATCCCGCAGCGTATGCATATGACCGTTCAGGTAACAATCTGTTCCACTCCATCGTTTGAGTTACATTCACCTCTTCGCTTAAGCCTAATAGGAATTTAATGTGATATTTGTATAAATGTTGGTAGTTTTAGAGCTAgacaaacaaataaaaataaaaaattactttGTCTTGCATTGAAAGGAAATATTATAATAAaagatttcatttcatttttttttttataaaattcgtATCCCTGCTTGGCGGGGTATATTTATCCATTACATTCTAATGATGGCGAATCCTAATGTGAGTCTCAGAGATTTGGTTCGAAAACCACGTTGAGAATGGTCGCAGAGTTACGGTAGTGAGATATCCTAATCAACCACTGTCTAGTATTTGGCCACATCTGTCTAAGGAGAGTGGTAAAGGGCTTGATAAGGAATATGCTAAATGGGTTAGGGAAAATTTTGAGAGCTTGCTTCCGGTAACAACTCACCTGACCTTTTATTTTGTGAAATGACTTAAACTAACAAGCATATCTTAATTTCTGTTTTGTTGGTTTTCTAGGTTGAAATTCTGAAACAATAGGAGGACACGTGCAAGACTGTTTGACTTTGTTAACATCTAAAATGTTTTGGTCAAGTCCAATCTTTGGTTTGACTTTTAATTCTGTATGACTCTATGGTTATGATAAGTAACTAAATACTAGTAGTATGCTAATTGTTGAAGTTTGTGCAAATACATGGGCACATTCTGAATGAAACCTTCAAGAGCTATTGGCATTGCACTTTGCTGTGAAAACTATGGAAGTAATGGCAATCTGTCGTATGTAATTTAGCTTTGATTTGGATTGAAATTTTTAGTGGACTTCTTTAGTTAGAAGCCATGGAAGGGTGTGGGTTGGGCCACCTAGGACCATCAATCACACGCTACACTGCCCCCTTGGAGGTAGATCGTGGTTAACCATGGCAACCACGCCTCACCTTTTCCTTTTTTCCAATGTTTCCTTGTCCTTTTCATAAATAAAGAGGTCCTATTTTCATATTATATAATACGATGTGGAGTTGTTAGAAACTTGAAAGTGTAGTTGATTGTTTTATTTTCAAGTCGAATTTTTAGGTGAGTTTAAGATCCAGTCCAGGTAAAAACATGTAACGACATCCCAATAGGTAAATTTTAACAACATATAAACCCTAAACGCATATACCAGATACCTATGGGTATACCCATGTACACTTTTAACAACAATTTCTAGATTTTCTACGATAAATATTCCAATATTTGCATCTTGCGGAATTTAAACCTAGAACCATTTGGTTTTGAGCACACAACTTAACCACCAGGATATCATATATTCACGGTAGCATCTTTATTTTGTGCTATTATATTTCACCATCGCCTGTGGTCTCAAGATTTAAAATTTCAAGTATGGATTTTCATTTGGAATGTAGCATATCTTCAAGATGCAATA from Helianthus annuus cultivar XRQ/B chromosome 10, HanXRQr2.0-SUNRISE, whole genome shotgun sequence harbors:
- the LOC110886735 gene encoding uncharacterized protein LOC110886735 isoform X2, whose translation is MEDEKDHENVKGCVAAMDSLLSGGLVPTKGRRRRSGTRRPRPIEDFRINSILSTNAQLTGGAPIFKILADRKALKCPRENDLVNSASAATGTRRYVSKRTYRVDPAAYAYDRSEIWFENHVENGRRVTVVRYPNQPLSSIWPHLSKESGKGLDKEYAKWVIVK
- the LOC110886735 gene encoding uncharacterized protein LOC110886735 isoform X1, translated to MEDEKDHENVKGCVAAMDSLLSGGLVPTKGRRRRSGTRRPRPIEDFRINSILSTNAQLTGGAPIFKILADRKALKCPRENDLVNSASAATGTRRYVSKRTYRVDPAAYAYDRSEIWFENHVENGRRVTVVRYPNQPLSSIWPHLSKESGKGLDKEYAKWVRENFESLLPVEILKQ